A stretch of DNA from Sandaracinaceae bacterium:
GGCAAGAAGCTAGAAGCAGGCAGCGAGCGCGTCGATCCGAACGAGGCGCTCCGACAGGTCGAGACCCCGCGCGCCAACTGGCGGGTGATCGGCATGATCCTGGTGGGCTTCGCCGTGCTCTGGCTGCTGGCCTTCATGGCCATGCCCATGGTGGGGTACGTCGGCATCGGCATCGTGAGCGTGCTGACGGCCGCTGCCGTGGGGTTCGGGCTCTACATCTGGAACATGACACGCCGCTCGTCGGCCATCGTGGACATCATGAAGGGCGCCACGGACGCCGAGGGTCGCGCCAGCGCGCTGGCCGCCCTGGCTGCGCAGTCGCCCGAGGGCAAGGACGCCATGAACGTCCTCGCTCAGGCGCAGCTGTTGGCGCAGGACGACCCCGCGGCGGCCATCGCGAAGCTCGAGTCGATCGACATCGAGAAGTCGCCCGCCATCCTGCGCAACGACATCCGCGCGCAGCTGGCGCTGATGTACCTGCTCACCGGCAAGCCCAAGAACGCGCTGGACCTGGCCCGCGACATCAAGCCCGAGGCCCAGCAGCAGGCCAAGCAGAAGGCGCTCTACGCCGCCGTGCGGGCCGAGAGCTTCGCGCGAAACGGGCGCCCGGACGACGCCCGCACGGCGCTCGAGGGTCTGAACGAAGCCGATCCCGAGCTGGCCGAGGTGCGGCCGCTGTTGCTACGCGCGCAGGTCTACACCTTCTTCGGGCTGAAGAAGCGCGGCCTCGCCGCAGAGGCCATGGAGCGCCTCGTGCTGGTCGAGCCCAACATCGTGATGGCCATGGCCACCAAGGGTCACCCCGAGATGAAGCAGCTGGCCATCGCGACCCTGCAGCGCGCGGGCATGGTGCCCAAGCAGCGCGTCAGGATGCGCTAGCTTGTCCGCGGACACCTGGACCATCCAGCAGCTGCTGACGTGGTGCACCGAGGACTTCCGCAAGCGGGGCCTCGACAGCCCGCGGCTGGACGCCGAGCTGCTGGTCGCGCACGCGCTAGGCGTCGACCGCGTGCGGCTGTACCTGGACTTCGAGCGGCCGCTGGACGCGGAAGAGCGCAAGCTGGTGCGTGAGCTCGTAGAGCGTCGCCGCCGACGCGAGCCGGTGGCGTACATCCTGGGGGAGCGCGCGTTCTACGGGCGGATGTTCCGCGTCCGCCCCGACGTGCTCATCCCCCGGCCCGACTCGGAGACGCTGATCGAGCGGGCGCTCGCGCTGCTGCCTGCCGACGCAGCCACCCACGTGCTGGACGTGGGCGCGGGCAGCGGCTGCCTCGGTCTGACCCTCGCTGCCGAGCGCCCCGCGCTGCAGGTCACGCTCGCCGACATCTCCCCGAGCGCCCTCGAGGTGACCCGGGACAACGCGGAGCAGCTGGCTGTGACCGAGAGGGTGAACCTCGTGCGCTCCGACCTGTTCGCGTCGGTGCCCGTGCCGGACGGGGGCTTCCGGCTCATCGTCTCGAACCCGCCGTACATCCCGTCGGCCGACGTGGACGCGCTGATGCCCGACGTGCTCCGGTTCGAGCCGCGCCTGGCCCTGGACGGAGGGCGCGATGGACTCGATCTCGTCCGCCGGCTGGCGCAGGGGGCACGCGAGCGTCTGCAGCCAGAAGGCGCGCTGCTGATCGAGATCGGCGTGGGTCAGGCAGAGGACGGGATGGCGCTGCTGCGCGAGGCGGGCTTCGTCGGGGTGGTCACGCACCGCGACCTCGGGCGGATTCCACGCGTCATCGAGGGGCGTCGCGCCGCAGCGTGACGGCTGCCACTGGCAGCAAAGTTGATTCACGCGGCCAGCGGGGCCCACCATCCTAGAGTCCCGTACGTCGGGCCTCGTCATGACCCTTCCGTCGCGCACATCCGAAGGCTCTTCGTCGGTGTCGCCGGGCCGTCTCGGTCGGCCCCGGGCATCGGAGCACGCTGCACGAGCCAAGACTCGTGTCGCGCGCCTGCCCGTGCTGTGCGCGTTGCTGTGCGCGTTGCTGTGCGCGTGGGCGGCAGCTGCGCGTGCGTCCGGCGGCGAAGACCGCAGCAGCGCCGCGCAGGGGGCTGACGCTGCTCAGGCTGCCTCTGCGACCGACACCACCGGGGACAGCGCGGTCGCGCATCGTCCCCGCGGCGAGCTCAGCGCCCAGGGCCGCGCGGCGCGGGGCATCTACCTGAACGCGCGGACCATGCGCAGGACCAGCGTGCGAAGCCTGGTGTCCCGGCTCGAGCGGATGCAGTTCGACGCGGTCGTCATCGACGTGAAGGACAGCTCGGGCAACCTCTCCGTGGACACCCGCGTGCCGGAGTACCGGCAGGCCGTGAACCGCCGGCTGCGCATCCGCCAGCTGCGCGAGAAGCTCGCCGAGCTGAAGCACGCGGGCATCTACACCATCGCGCGCGTGGCGTGCTTCGCGGACGATCGGCTCGCCCGCCGCATGCCGGAGCTGGCCGTGCGCCACCAGCACTCGCAAAGGCCGTGGGTGTCCGGGGGCACGGGCGGCGCGTGGCTCGACCCTCACAACCCCCGCAACCATCAGCTCTTGCTGGCGCTCGCGCTCGAGGTGCAGGCGCTGGGCTTCGACGAGCTGCAGCTCGACTACGTGCGCTTCCCAGTGGACGGCGCGACCGAGTGGGCCACCTTCCCGGCGGAGGGGGAGGGCACGCGCGTGGACGCGCTGGTGAGCCTCTTGCGCACGCTCGACGCGGGCCTCGACATCCCCATCGGCGTAGACGTCTTCGGGTTGACGGCCTACCGCGAGGGCGACCCCAGCGGGCTGGGCCAGGACCTCGAGCGTTGGGCGGAGCACGTGGAGGTCATCAGCCCCATGCTGTACGTCAACGCCATGCGCGACTGGCAGGTGGGGCAGCGCAACCGCACGCAGTACCTGGTGCAGAACGGCGTGTCCGCGTTGCGCCGCCGGGTGGGCGACGGGGTCGTCATCCGCCCTTATCTGCAGGCCTTCTCCACCGGGGCCGACGAGTTCAACCCACGCTTCTTCGCGGCCCAGATCCGGGGCGCCGAGCGCGGCGGCGGCGACGGCTTCCTGTTCTGGCACACGGCCAGCCGCTACCAGATGCTGGAGAGCGCCGCGCGTCGACTACGGGGCATGTACCCCTTCGCGCGCGCCATGCGCGATCACTCGCGCAGCAGCACGTCGCAGTAGTACTTCACGCGGCGCACCAGCTTCCCGTGCGGGCGGGTGTCGATGTCCTTCTTGAGCGCCAGCATGACGCGCCGCTGGAACGTGTAGCTGTTGAGCGTGCGCTTGGGGGCCTGCGTGCCCGTCTCCTGCTCGTACGGGGCCCACAGCGAGGCCTCGTCGAAGCCCCACTCGGCCAGGTCGGCCGGGTCGCAGCGGTCTAGCATGCGGCGCGCCAGTTCGAGCTTCTTCGCGTCCCCGCGCAGCTCCTGTGTCCACTTGCCGATGGAGCTGGTGACGGCCCGGTCGTGCTGACCGACCCCGATGGGGTCACCCATGCCCTTCTTCATTTCGGGCCCCTTGCCATACTCCTCGGCGCCTTCCTCGTGCGGGAGGCCGCAATAGGCGAACATGCGCTCGAGGGAGAGCGCCGGCTGCTTCACGAGGTCTTCGTAGCGCGCGTGGAAGAGTGGCACGGGGCGCTCCCGCAGCATGTGCCCGAGCGCGCCGACGTAGCGCTCTACGATGGGGTTGAACTCGTACGCGGCCTGCCAGTCGCCGTCGAAGAAGCTGTTGGCGAAGCTCGAGAAGACCGCCAGCGGATGGCGCGTGAGCACGAGGTACTTGGCGCGTGGGTAGAGCTTGGTGAGGAAGGGCCACACCAGCGAGTTGGCGGGGGTCTTGTCGAGGAAGCGGGACTGACCCGTGGGCGCCAGCATGCGGCCGTACATGATGTCCGTGTAGGCGCGCAGGGCGTCCAGGTAGTCGTCTTCGCCGCGCGGCAGCTCCGCCACGAAGGACTTGAGCGCTTCGGCCGCGTTGATGTGGTCGAAGGGGGCCTTGTCGATGTTGTCGTAGAAGCCCAGGTGCGCGAGCGGCGAGATGAGGTGCGGCTCGGGGTGCGTGTAGATCTGCGAGTGCCCGCCGATCATGCGCTGCAGCAGCGTGGACCCGGAGCGGGGAGCAGAGAGCAGGAAGATGAGCTGGTCTTGCACAGGCTCCTCGTGCCCCGGCCGCGCGGCGGCGTCAACTTTGGCGTGGTACGGGGCGCTGGGCGCGACACCTGCCGACGTGGGCCGCCGCGCACTCGGGCACGTAGGCCCCTCCCGGTGTGGACGGCTGGCTCGACGGTGGCTCGGTCCACCCCGCGTGATTGACGCCGCTCGGGTCTCGCGATACCTGCCGCTCATGGGCAGCGCGCGCATCCCGACCCCTCTCGTCCTCGTGCTCTCGGGCACGATGCTGGTCATCGGCGCGCTCGCGTTCCTGAGCCCGCACCTGGGCGGGGAGGCTGGGGAGCCCGAAGAAGACACGCCCGGCAGCACGCGCCCTCCGGTGGACGTGCGCGACGGGACGCCGGAGGCCGTGGCCGAGACGTTCCTGGATGCCTGGCGCAAGCGCGACTACGAGGTGGCCATGGCGCTCAGCGTGGCCCGGGCCGCGGCGTCGGTGGAGGCCAGGCGGAGGCGCGAGCAGGCCATGACCGCCGAGGAGCGCGAGGGTGCCGCCCAGCTGTGGAACACGATGGCCGAGCACCGCCTGACGCTGGAGATCCACGACCGGCAGGCGCCCGACGCCGACCACGTCGTGCTGGCGGCGGTCGCGCGCGGGCGCTTCCTGAACCAGGAGTACGCCAACGCGGTGCGCTTCGAGCTGCGGCGTGACGCGCAACGCGGGTGGAAGGTGGAGGCCATGGACTTCCCGGGGGCCGAGGACCCGTTCTCGGCGGCCGCGGAGGACCGATGAGCCGCAGCCGAGGGCCCGCGCCCACCGAGCGTGAGCTGATCGCCGAGGCCGAGCGCGCCTTCCTGCAGCACGGCACGGAGGCGCACTACGAAGACGCGGCCTACTACCACCGCACCTACCAGCACCGGAAGGTCGACGTGCGCTGGTACACAGAGTACTGCGCCGAGCGCGGGGGGAGCGTGCTGGAGCTGGGCTGTGGCACCGGGCGCATCACGCTTCCGCTCGCGCGCGGGGGGCTGTCCGTGACTGGCGTGGACACCATGCCGAGCATGCTGGCCGAGGCGGAGGCGCGCAGCGCGAAGCTCCCGCGCGCGGCGCGCGAGCGAGTCACGCTGATGCAGGCTGACCTGCGCAGCATGCGCCTCGGGCGCCGCTTCGACACCGTCATCGCCCCGTTCAACGTGCTGATGCACCTCTACCATCCCGAGGAGCTGGCGGCGACGCTCGCGCGCGTGGACGAGCACCTGAACCCCGACGGGCGCTTCGTGTTCGACGTGCTGCTGCCAGACCCAGCGCTGCTCGCGCGCAACCCCGAGCGCGTCTACAAGGGGCGGGCCGTGCGGCACCCCAACGGCAAGCGCTACGCGTATCACGAGAGCTTCGACTACGACCCGGTGGCGCAGGTGCTCGCCATCACCATCGACCTCCAGAACGTGGACGACCCGCGCGACACCGTGGTGCAGCTGCTCACGCACCGGCAGTACTTCCCGCAAGAGCTGAAGGCCGTGCTGGCTCACGCCGGGTTCGAGGCCGAGGCGCGCTACGGGGACTTCGAGGGCGAGCCGCTCAACGCGTACGCCGAGAGTCAGGTGTGGGTCGTGCGCCGCGCAGCGGGGTAGATGCGACACGGGGTGCGACCGCACCACCTTGGGCGGCGCGGCGTGGAAGGCCCGTGCTTCACGCGCGCCGTGGCAGCCACCGTCAGCCCGGACGGGCGGCGAGGATGACGTCGGCCAGCTCCGCGAAGCCCGCAGCGCGCGCTGCGCGGGTGACGTAGCGGGGTGCGCAGGCAAGCGGCAGCTGCTCACGGACGTTGGCGACGCCCACGGAGACCGGGAAGTACGCGAAGGCCTCGACGTCGTTGCCGCTGTCCCCGACGAACGCCCACCGCTCACGTCGCGTGGTGATGTCCTCGCCCAGGATGTGCGCCACCGCGCGTACGACGCCCACGGCCTTGTTCCAGTCGCCCGGGACCGCGTGGGCGTGCACGCTGGACACCACGGCGCGTGCGCCAGCGCGCTCGATCAGCGCCACCAGGGCCGCCCGGTCCTCCGCGCCCAGCTGGGCCTCCTCGCCCACGTCGAACGCCAGGTCGCACAGACGGCCCCCTTGGTCGTTCGCCAGAGGCACGTGGGGCAGGGTCGCGCGCACTTGCGCGAGGATGCTGGCCAGCAAGGTGCGCTGCTCGGCGCGGTCCTCCTCACCGTCGAAGAAGCCCTGCGCTGGCGACCCTGCAGGACGCCCCACGGATCCCGCGAACCAGCCCGCGCCGTTCTCACCCACGGCCACGTCCACGGGCCACTGCCGCGCCACCACCGCCGCCCAGCCCAGGGGCCGACCCGTGACGGCGACCAGGCGCACCCCCGCGCGGTGCAGGCGCCACATCGCGTCGAACGCCTCGGGCTGGAGCTTGCCATGGGCGGTGACGGTGTCGTCGATGTCGAACGCCAGGCCGCACAGCGCAGCCCGGTCCGCCGCGGGCAGCTCGGTCAGGGGGCGTAGGTCGTCCGCGCCGAAAGCGTCGTCCCGAGGGGTACGGGGCGACATCACGACACCGAGAGGAAGGCGGTCTTCAGGTACATGCCCTCGGAGAACGCCGGCGGCACGGGGTGGTCCGGGGCCTGCTGTCCCAGGTGCAGCAGCGAGAGGCTCCGCCCCACGTCGGCCGCCGCGGTGCTCAACGTGCGCAGGAAGTCCTCGGCGCGCATCGCCGCGGAGCACGAGCAGCTCACCAGGATGCCGCCCGGCTGCACCAGGGCCAGCGCGTTCTGGTTGAGCTTGCGGTACGCCTCCCGCCCGCGCTCGAGGTGCCGCGCGCTCGGGACGAGCTTGGGCGGGTCGACCACGACGAGGCCGAAGCGGCGCCCCGCGCGCGCGAGCTCGGGTAGGGCCTGCTTGGCGTCGCGGGTGAGGAACTCGTGCCGGTCCGAGAAGCCCAGGGCCTTGCTGACCGCCACCCCCGCCGTGCTCGCCGCCACCGAGCTGTCCACGCTGAGCACGGAGCGGGCACCCCCACGCGCCGCCGCCAGGCCGAACGATCCGATGAACGCAAAGGCGTCCAGCACGTCGCGCCCCAGGGCTAGCTGCTCCACGCGCGCCCGCTGCTCGCGCTGGTCGAAGTAGTAGCCGGTCTTCTGGGTGATGGTGTTGGGGATCTCGATGGACAGGCCCCGCTCGACGAAGCGCAGCGCGTCGGACTCCTCGCCGCGCACCAGCTCGTGCGCTTGCGTGAATTCCTCGTGCGCCTTGCGGTCCGCCGCGAGCGCGATCACGCGTTTGGCGCCCGTCACGCGTTGCACGTGCGCGTACACGTCCTCCGCCAGCCGCCACATGCCGATGGTGCCGAAGAGCACCGTCGCGGTGTCGCCGTACACGTCCACGATGAGCCCCGGCAGCGAGTCTCCCTCGGCATTGATCAGGCGATAGCCCGTGTCGCGGGTGCTGGGGAAGCCGAGCGAGCGCCGCAGGGTCGCAGCGGCGTCGATGCGTCGGGCGAGCCAGCCCTGGTCGAGGGCCTCGCCATCCGTCCGGCTCGCGATGCGCACCACCAGCGCGCTGGCTGGCGACCAGAAGCCGCTCCCGAGAAAGCGCCCGCTGTCGTCCAGCACGCGCACAGGGTCACCCGGAGCCGGTGCGCCGCGCAGGGTTTTCACCGCTTGCGCGAAGACCCACGGGTGCCCCGCCCACACGGGCCGCACGCGCCCTTTGGCGAGCACCACCTCACCCACGAGTCCACCTGCTGCGCGCGTCGCCGGTCACGGCGGGAGGTGTACCACGCGCCTCACGCGGGGGCAGGCGACGTCGCGTCCGCCCACTGGTCTTCGTTGGGGAACGGGCCGCGCATGACCCGGCGCCGCACCAGGCCGTCCCCGAACACCGAAGGCGCGCGCGCCTTGATCGCGTCGGGCACGCGCAGCGCCTCGGTCTCCGGGTCTTCGAACCACGCCGCGCCCTCGGTGGACGTGTCCGCGGTGGGCGTGGCGGTCTCCCAGTAAAGCTTGTGGTCGAAGTCCGCCTGGGCGTGGACGCGCCCGTCATGCACGTGCACGGTGGGGAAGAACAGGCGCTGGTCGTCGCGCGTCTCGAACCACAGCGCCATCGGGTGCACCTTGGCGTCTCCGGCCTTCAGCTTGAACACCGCGAAGCCGTAGTCCTGGTAGCGCGGGAGCTGCGACCACACGTCCGGGGGCAGGCGGAAGCGCGGGTCCAGGCGATCGAAGTCGCTCACGCTGGGGACGTAGCTGGCTTCGAAGCTGCCCACGGAGGTCACCGCGATCCGGGGCCGCGCCGACTGCGCACGCAGCAACCCGTGCCCCTTGGAGAGCGTCTGCATCGGGGGCGCGAACAGCAGCTCGAGCTGGTCGAAGAGATCGGGGCACCCATCGAGCGCCACGAAGCGGTGGGCTTCGTCTTCCGGGGTCCCTGGGCGCACAGGGAGGGGCAGGATCATGGCGGCGTCGGAGCGCGACGCCAGGCTCATCGCGTACACCACGAGCTGCCGGCTGCCCTCGGCGCGTACGTAGATCGAAGTGCCGGAGACGCGCACGGCAGGGCGCCCGCGGAGGGCGGCCAGCGCGCGACCGAGCAGCGACAGGGGCGCCCGGGTCACGCGGGCGGCGGGGCTGATCATGCACATGGGGGCGGGTCCTGGACCTGAGTCTCGGTCTCGCCGGGAGAGGGGTCAAGCGTGGGGAACGACTGCATCTCATGGCGGTCGCCGACGCGGCTTGCTCCGCTCCCCCGGCTGACGTAGCTTGAAGGCAGGTGCTCCCCATGGAGCCCGCGTCGGCCCTGCGCCGACCAAAAGGCAAAGAAGAACGCATATGCCAAACCTCGGAATGGGCGAGCTCATCGTCATCTTGATCATCGTCATGCTGGTGTTCGGCGCGAGCCGTCTGCCGCAGCTGGGCGAGGGCGTGGGCAAGGCGATTCGCAACCTGAAGCGCGGCCTCGCCGCGGACGACGACATCGACGTGACGCCCGCCGCGACGCCGGCCGACAAGCAGGTCAAGGCCGCCTCCAGCGCGCGCACGGCCGCCGAAGAAGTGCGCGACGCCGAAGTCGTCGAGCGCTGAGTCAGCATGGCGCGCCACGCGCGTCCGCACGGCGATCCGCGCCTACCCGTTGCGGGGGGCCTCGCTGCGGAGCGTGGCGCTGCGGGAACCCTCGTGGAGTCGGTCGCGGGCGGTCGTCGTTCTCACCACGCCGCCCTCGGCGCGTGGGCGGTCCGTGAGGTGGCAGCGTTCCACCTCGCGCGGGTGGCGGCCGCGGCCGCCGAGGCACAGCTCCCGCTGATGGTGCTGAAGGGGATGTGGCTCCAGGCGTACGCGTACGAGAACGCCGACGACCGGCCCTTCGCGGACCTGGACCTGCTGATCCCCCGGGAGGCGCTGGGACGGATGCACGGTCTCTTGTCTGCGCTCGGATATGGGCTCTCCATCCACTCGCCGGGGGATGTCGCAAGGCTCTATACGTCCGCTGACGGCTTCCAGCTGGACGTCCATTACGAGCTCTTCCCCGACGGGCTCTTCAGGCTTCGCGGGCGTGACGTGCTTCGTCGCGGGCGGACGGCGGAGCGCCTCGCGATCCCAAGTCTCCTGGTGCCCGAGCCCTACGATGGGCTGGCGCATCTGGTGGGTCACTTTGCCAAGGGGCGCCATGGCCCGCGTGACGGGAAGCTGCTGCGCGACTTCGAGGAGCTCGCGCGCGCGTCGCAGCTGGACCCGGACCGGGCGGCCCGACACCTCGTCGCCGGCGGGCTGCGGCGGGCAGCCCAGTATGCGCTTCAGTTCGGCGTCGGGGGGTCGTTCGCCGCGCGCGCGCTGGCCGCCCTCCCTCCCGATCCCGTGGGACGGCGCGTGGTGAACGCCCTCGGCACTCCGACCCCCAACGACCGGGTGCCCCGAGTCGCCGACAGGTTCTTCGCGTTCGCTTTGGATCACGACCTGCCGAGCGGCGCGCGCGCGTGTGTCCGGCGCGGTGTGGGGCTGCTACGAGATGGTGGACCCAGCCGCCTGTTGTCGCCGCTCATCGGTGCCAGCCGAGCCGCGCGCGTTGGTGGCGCGCTTGGGGGCGGTACGCCTCGGGGCGCCGGATGAGCGGTTTCGTCCCCATCACCCAGGCCGTGGTGCTGGGCGCGGGTCTCGGTACACGCCTGCGCCCGATGACGAACCATCTGCCCAAGCCCGGCGTACCGCTGCTGCAGCGTCCCGTGGCTGCCCACGCCATCGACCACCTCGCCCGCGCTGGCGTGCGGACCGTCGCCGTCAACACCCACTACCTCGCACCGGCCCTCGAGGAGCTGCTGCCGCACCACCTCCCGGATGGCGTCCGGCTGCGGTTCTCTCGCGAAGAGTCGCTGCTGGGGACTGGCGGTGGCATCCGAGCCGCGTGGGGCAAGCTGAACCCTCGCGAACCGCTGATCGTGATGAACGGCGACATCGTGTTCCAACCCGATCTCCTGGCCGCCATCGGCACCCACGACGCGCACGACGCGCTTGCCACCATGGTGGTGCGTGCCCACCCCGAGGCCCAGCGCCTGGGGGCCATCGACACCGACGCGGCGGGGCGGGTCGTCCGGCTCCTGGGGACACCCGCCGGGCGCGACGTGGCCAACGAGTGGATGTTCACCGGGGTGCACGTGCTCTCTCCCGCGGTCTTCGAGCTCCTCCCACCAGAGGGCTGTGTCATCCGGCGTGGCTATCGGGGCTGGGTGGATGAAGGGCTACGGGTGTACGCCGTCCCGAGCGCCGCGCCTTTCCGGGACGTGGGAACGCACGCCGAGTACCTCGGTGCCCACCTGGACGCGTTGGACGTCGACGCGGGCGTGGCGCAGGTACATCCCGAGGCGCAGGTCCACCCGAGCGCGGTGCTCACGCGCTCGTTCGTGGGCGCGGGGGCCCGTGTCGGCGCGGGGGTGGTCCTCCGCGAGTGCGTCGTGTGGCCAGGAACGCTCGTCACGGACAGCGCGGAGCGCGCGATCATCGGGCCGTTCGGTGTCCTGGCGGTGCGCTGAACCGCGCTCTACAGGTCGGTCCTCCGCGCGTGAGTGCGCGACTCAGCCGACGCCGACGACTTTTGCCAGCACGGCAGTGATGTTGTCGGGTCCACCGTTGCTGTTCGCGCGATCGATCAGCGCCTTGGTGGCCGTCTTGAGGTCC
This window harbors:
- the prmC gene encoding peptide chain release factor N(5)-glutamine methyltransferase is translated as MSADTWTIQQLLTWCTEDFRKRGLDSPRLDAELLVAHALGVDRVRLYLDFERPLDAEERKLVRELVERRRRREPVAYILGERAFYGRMFRVRPDVLIPRPDSETLIERALALLPADAATHVLDVGAGSGCLGLTLAAERPALQVTLADISPSALEVTRDNAEQLAVTERVNLVRSDLFASVPVPDGGFRLIVSNPPYIPSADVDALMPDVLRFEPRLALDGGRDGLDLVRRLAQGARERLQPEGALLIEIGVGQAEDGMALLREAGFVGVVTHRDLGRIPRVIEGRRAAA
- a CDS encoding sulfotransferase — translated: MQDQLIFLLSAPRSGSTLLQRMIGGHSQIYTHPEPHLISPLAHLGFYDNIDKAPFDHINAAEALKSFVAELPRGEDDYLDALRAYTDIMYGRMLAPTGQSRFLDKTPANSLVWPFLTKLYPRAKYLVLTRHPLAVFSSFANSFFDGDWQAAYEFNPIVERYVGALGHMLRERPVPLFHARYEDLVKQPALSLERMFAYCGLPHEEGAEEYGKGPEMKKGMGDPIGVGQHDRAVTSSIGKWTQELRGDAKKLELARRMLDRCDPADLAEWGFDEASLWAPYEQETGTQAPKRTLNSYTFQRRVMLALKKDIDTRPHGKLVRRVKYYCDVLLRE
- a CDS encoding class I SAM-dependent methyltransferase gives rise to the protein MSRSRGPAPTERELIAEAERAFLQHGTEAHYEDAAYYHRTYQHRKVDVRWYTEYCAERGGSVLELGCGTGRITLPLARGGLSVTGVDTMPSMLAEAEARSAKLPRAARERVTLMQADLRSMRLGRRFDTVIAPFNVLMHLYHPEELAATLARVDEHLNPDGRFVFDVLLPDPALLARNPERVYKGRAVRHPNGKRYAYHESFDYDPVAQVLAITIDLQNVDDPRDTVVQLLTHRQYFPQELKAVLAHAGFEAEARYGDFEGEPLNAYAESQVWVVRRAAG
- a CDS encoding HAD hydrolase family protein, with product MSPRTPRDDAFGADDLRPLTELPAADRAALCGLAFDIDDTVTAHGKLQPEAFDAMWRLHRAGVRLVAVTGRPLGWAAVVARQWPVDVAVGENGAGWFAGSVGRPAGSPAQGFFDGEEDRAEQRTLLASILAQVRATLPHVPLANDQGGRLCDLAFDVGEEAQLGAEDRAALVALIERAGARAVVSSVHAHAVPGDWNKAVGVVRAVAHILGEDITTRRERWAFVGDSGNDVEAFAYFPVSVGVANVREQLPLACAPRYVTRAARAAGFAELADVILAARPG
- a CDS encoding class I SAM-dependent rRNA methyltransferase gives rise to the protein MGEVVLAKGRVRPVWAGHPWVFAQAVKTLRGAPAPGDPVRVLDDSGRFLGSGFWSPASALVVRIASRTDGEALDQGWLARRIDAAATLRRSLGFPSTRDTGYRLINAEGDSLPGLIVDVYGDTATVLFGTIGMWRLAEDVYAHVQRVTGAKRVIALAADRKAHEEFTQAHELVRGEESDALRFVERGLSIEIPNTITQKTGYYFDQREQRARVEQLALGRDVLDAFAFIGSFGLAAARGGARSVLSVDSSVAASTAGVAVSKALGFSDRHEFLTRDAKQALPELARAGRRFGLVVVDPPKLVPSARHLERGREAYRKLNQNALALVQPGGILVSCSCSAAMRAEDFLRTLSTAAADVGRSLSLLHLGQQAPDHPVPPAFSEGMYLKTAFLSVS
- a CDS encoding twin-arginine translocase TatA/TatE family subunit; translated protein: MPNLGMGELIVILIIVMLVFGASRLPQLGEGVGKAIRNLKRGLAADDDIDVTPAATPADKQVKAASSARTAAEEVRDAEVVER
- a CDS encoding nucleotidyltransferase family protein; the protein is MARHARPHGDPRLPVAGGLAAERGAAGTLVESVAGGRRSHHAALGAWAVREVAAFHLARVAAAAAEAQLPLMVLKGMWLQAYAYENADDRPFADLDLLIPREALGRMHGLLSALGYGLSIHSPGDVARLYTSADGFQLDVHYELFPDGLFRLRGRDVLRRGRTAERLAIPSLLVPEPYDGLAHLVGHFAKGRHGPRDGKLLRDFEELARASQLDPDRAARHLVAGGLRRAAQYALQFGVGGSFAARALAALPPDPVGRRVVNALGTPTPNDRVPRVADRFFAFALDHDLPSGARACVRRGVGLLRDGGPSRLLSPLIGASRAARVGGALGGGTPRGAG
- a CDS encoding NDP-sugar synthase; translated protein: MSGFVPITQAVVLGAGLGTRLRPMTNHLPKPGVPLLQRPVAAHAIDHLARAGVRTVAVNTHYLAPALEELLPHHLPDGVRLRFSREESLLGTGGGIRAAWGKLNPREPLIVMNGDIVFQPDLLAAIGTHDAHDALATMVVRAHPEAQRLGAIDTDAAGRVVRLLGTPAGRDVANEWMFTGVHVLSPAVFELLPPEGCVIRRGYRGWVDEGLRVYAVPSAAPFRDVGTHAEYLGAHLDALDVDAGVAQVHPEAQVHPSAVLTRSFVGAGARVGAGVVLRECVVWPGTLVTDSAERAIIGPFGVLAVR